From the genome of Nicotiana sylvestris chromosome 2, ASM39365v2, whole genome shotgun sequence, one region includes:
- the LOC138886151 gene encoding uncharacterized protein, which produces MAINMNVQELLVIGDSYLLIHQVRGEWTTKNSKILPYLNHVHELRKWFMKTEFQHVPRIQNEFADALATLSSMIQHPDKSFIDPILVKIHNQLAYCAYVEEEADGKH; this is translated from the coding sequence atggccattaacatgaacgttcaagagcttctagtgattggagattcatacttgcttatacatcaggtacgaggagaatggacgaccaagaactccaagatactcccgtatttaAATCATGTACATGAATTGAGAAAGTGGTTCatgaagacggaattccagcatgttcctagaatccagaacgagttcgccgatgcattggctaccctatcatctatgatacaacatcccgacaagagtttcattgatcccattctagtgaaaatccataatcaactAGCTTACTGTGCCtatgttgaagaggaagcagacggaaagcattag
- the LOC138886152 gene encoding uncharacterized protein, protein MIKVPPIELNTKSSPWSFAARGRDVIGLIEPATSNGHRFILVAIDYFTKLVKAASYKAVTKKSWQTLSAIALELMKAMCETFKIRQKNSKAYRPQMNGDIEAANKNIKKILRKI, encoded by the exons atgataaaggtacctccaattGAGCTTAACACAaaaagctcaccatggtcgttcgccgccagGGGAAGGGACGTTATTGGACTAATCGAGCCTGCTacttccaatggacacaggtttatcctagtagccatcgactatttcaccaaattggtaaaagcagcatcttacaaagcagtgactaagaagtcgtggcagactttgtccgcgatcgcatt GGagttgatgaaagctatgtgcgaaactttcaagatcagacaaaAGAATTCCAAAGCctataggcctcagatgaatggagatatagaagccgccaacaagaatatcaagaagatattgaggaagataTAA